One segment of Gammaproteobacteria bacterium DNA contains the following:
- a CDS encoding NAD-dependent epimerase/dehydratase family protein, translating into MVEHAFSGKNVLVTGGLGFIGSNLAIELLNRGAKVTVLDSMVPEHGGNIANLKPVENDVAVNISDMRDLNSLNVLVRDKDYIFHLAGQVSHGDSMRDPHGDLGVNCISTMNLVESCRHNNPNAKLIFTSTRQVYGRAQNLPVREDHPTIPVDVNGINKLAAEYYHLLYDRIYGLKSVVLRLTNTYGPRQQIRNNRQGFIGILVRQALRGEEIQVFGSGKQLRDFNYIDDVVDALLLAAGCEACYGEVFNLGAPRHYSLLDFVGILGELCDISYRIVPFPDDKRIIDIGDYYGDYSAFHARTGWEPSVDLPEGLAHSVAWFRDHKKDYWL; encoded by the coding sequence ATAGTGGAACACGCGTTTTCCGGGAAAAACGTTCTGGTCACAGGCGGGTTGGGGTTTATTGGTAGCAATCTGGCGATTGAACTGCTAAACCGTGGGGCTAAGGTGACAGTGCTCGATTCTATGGTGCCAGAGCACGGGGGGAATATCGCCAACCTTAAGCCAGTAGAAAATGATGTGGCTGTAAACATCTCTGATATGCGGGATTTGAATTCCCTGAACGTTCTTGTTAGGGATAAGGATTACATTTTTCATCTCGCAGGCCAAGTGAGCCACGGGGATAGTATGCGCGATCCTCACGGTGATCTTGGTGTGAATTGCATATCAACTATGAATCTTGTTGAATCATGTAGGCACAACAATCCTAATGCGAAACTTATATTTACATCAACTCGTCAGGTCTATGGGCGTGCTCAAAATTTACCGGTGCGGGAGGATCATCCAACGATACCAGTGGATGTGAATGGTATCAATAAGCTAGCGGCCGAATATTACCATTTGCTTTATGATCGTATTTATGGTCTTAAATCAGTAGTGCTGCGTTTGACAAATACATATGGGCCCCGGCAACAAATTCGTAACAATCGTCAGGGGTTTATCGGTATATTGGTACGACAGGCCCTACGGGGTGAGGAAATTCAAGTGTTTGGGAGCGGCAAACAGCTTAGAGATTTCAACTACATTGATGATGTTGTTGACGCGCTGCTTCTTGCCGCGGGTTGTGAAGCATGTTACGGGGAGGTGTTTAATCTAGGCGCGCCCCGGCACTATTCCCTGTTGGATTTTGTGGGGATACTTGGAGAGCTTTGCGATATTAGCTATAGAATTGTCCCATTCCCGGACGATAAACGAATTATTGATATTGGTGATTATTACGGTGATTACTCAGCGTTTCATGCTCGTACCGGTTGGGAGCCGAGTGTGGATTTGCCTGAGGGCCTGGCTCACAGCGTGGCGTGGTTTCGTGATCACAAGAAGGATTATTGGTTGTGA